From one Lolium rigidum isolate FL_2022 chromosome 4, APGP_CSIRO_Lrig_0.1, whole genome shotgun sequence genomic stretch:
- the LOC124649975 gene encoding 7-deoxyloganetin glucosyltransferase-like, whose amino-acid sequence MYKIPAGGDMGAAPADEKPHVVCLPFPSQGHVTPMMKLAKILHCKGFYVTFVNTEYNHRRLVRSRGLATVAGLSDFRFATIPDGLPPSDVADATQHSESLCYYTMTTCLPHFKKLLQDLNGTAGVPPVTCVMGDNLMSFCVDAAAAVGVPCALFWTASACGYMGYRNFRFLMDEGVSPLKDEEQLTNGYLDTPVTQAPGMSKHMRLRDFPSFICTTDLDGIVLNFLMHEVEQSDRAAAIILNTFDELEQPALDAMRDILPPIYTIGPLNFLAEQLLPDGGGPLATTRSSLWREDRSCLEWLHGREPRSVVYVNFGSTTTMSSQELVEFAWGLANCGYDFLWIVRNDLLAKGDAAASATLPPEFLEATKGRCLLTTWCEQEAVLRHEAVGVFLTHCGWNSTMEGLSARVPMLCWPFFADQQTNTRYVCVEWGVGMEVGDDVRREVVEARIREAMGGEVGKEMKRKSMEWKEVGLRATTQPRGRSLANFDSLLKDVLTTASKKSAG is encoded by the exons ATGTATAAGATTCCGGCGGGCGGCGACATGGGTGCTGCTCCGGCCGACGAGAAGCCCCACGTGGTGTGCCTGCCGTTTCCTTCGCAGGGGCACGTCACGCCGATGATGAAGCTGGCCAAGATCCTCCACTGCAAGGGCTTCTACGTCACCTTCGTCAACACCGAGTACAATCACCGCCGCCTCGTCCGCTCCCGCGGCCTCGCCACCGTCGCGGGCCTCTCGGACTTCCGGTTCGCCACCATTCCCGACGGCCTCCCCCCGTCCGACGTCGCCGACGCCACGCAGCACTCGGAGTCTCTCTGCTACTACACCATGACCACCTGCCTTCCCCACTTCAAGAAGCTGCTTCAGGACCTCAACGGCACAGCCGGGGTGCCGCCGGTGACCTGCGTCATGGGGGACAACCTCATGAGCTTCTGcgtggacgcggcggcggcggtgggcgtgCCGTGCGCGCTCTTCTGGACCGCCAGCGCCTGCGGCTACATGGGTTACCGCAACTTCCGATTCCTCATGGACGAAGGCGTCTCTCCTCTCAAAG ATGAAGAGCAGCTGACGAACGGGTACTTGGATACGCCGGTGACGCAGGCTCCCGGGATGAGCAAGCACATGCGCCTCCGAGACTTCCCCTCCTTCATCTGCACGACGGACCTCGATGGCATCGTGCTCAACTTCCTGATGCACGAGGTGGAGCAGTCGGACCGGGCGGCCGCCATCATCCTCAACACCTTCGACGAGCTCGAGCAGCCCGCGCTGGACGCCATGCGCGACATACTCCCGCCGATCTACACCATCGGCCCGCTCAACTTCCTCGCCGAGCAGCTCCTCCCCGACGGTGGCGGCCCGCTCGCCACTACACGCTCCAGCCTCTGGAGAGAAGACCGCTCCTGCCTCGAGTGGCTCCACGGCAGGGAGCCCCGGTCCGTGGTGTACGTCAACTTCGGGAGCACAACCACCATGTCTAGCCAGGAGCTGGTGGAGTTCGCGTGGGGGCTGGCCAACTGCGGCTACGACTTTCTATGGATCGTGAGGAACGACCTGCTGGCCAAGGGCGACGCCGCCGCTTCTGCCACGCTGCCTCCCGAGTTCCTGGAGGCGACCAAGGGCAGGTGCCTCCTGACGACCTGGTGCGAGCAGGAGGCGGTGCTGCGGCACGAGGCCGTCGGCGTGTTCCTGacgcactgcgggtggaactccaCCATGGAGGGGCTGAGCGCCAGGGTGCCCATGCTGTGCTGGCCCTTCTTCGCCGACCAGCAGACCAACACCCGCTACGTGTGCGTCGAGTGGGGCGTCGGGATGGAGGTCGGCGACGACGTGCGCCGGGAGGTGGTGGAGGCGAGGATAAGGGAGGCGATGGGAGGTGAGGTAGGGAAGGAGATGAAGCGGAAGTCAATGGAATGGAAAGAGGTCGGTCTTCGTGCAACCACGCAACCTCGCGGCAGGTCGTTGGCCAATTTTGATAGCCTGCTCAAGGATGTGCTGACCACCGCAAGTAAAAAATCTGCTGGCTAG